The following proteins come from a genomic window of Coffea arabica cultivar ET-39 chromosome 11c, Coffea Arabica ET-39 HiFi, whole genome shotgun sequence:
- the LOC113717303 gene encoding kirola-like translates to MGLKGKMIGQTNIHGPAGDVFHDVFSKRPHHLATMTPEKVQGFTLLGGDLGTVGSKICWHYTHDGKDRVAKQIIQDINEEKKSIVFKMIEGDLMELYKTFTIIYHVDVLGDKESLITWTLDYEKLKEDTPHPGTLLNFFLHMVEDIESHHIKNA, encoded by the exons atggggctcAAAGGTAAAATGATTGGTCAAACTAACATCCATGGCCCTGCTGGAGATGTGTTCCATGATGTCTTCAGCAAAAGACCACACCATCTTGCCACCATGACTCCTGAGAAAGTTCAAGGGTTTACTTTGCTTGGTGGTGATCTTGGAACTGTTGGATCCAAAATCTGCTGGCATTATACCCATG ACGGGAAAGATAGGGTGGCAAAGCAGATTATTCAAGacataaatgaagaaaagaaatcaatcgTATTTAAGATGATTGAAGGAGATCTCATGGAGCTGTACAAGACCTTCACTATCATATACCATGTTGATGTTCTTGGTGACAAAGAAAGTTTGATTACATGGACTCTCGACTATGAGAAGCTGAAGGAAGATACCCCACATCCAGGAACCTTGCTCAACTTTTTCCTTCACATGGTTGAAGACATTGAATCTCATCACATCAAAAATGCTTGA